In the genome of Rhodamnia argentea isolate NSW1041297 chromosome 3, ASM2092103v1, whole genome shotgun sequence, one region contains:
- the LOC125314128 gene encoding uncharacterized protein LOC125314128 encodes MGQQVRNQNAAVAAKVPRGNMPARATNDGRRAQKLVEQFLKLKPPKFAGSGDPEAATSWIEELEKAFALLRCTDEDKVTLAIYRLRGNASSWWRATKDGVFPDGIASIWDSFVGAFNGKYFSDTAREQKMAKFLRLRQNQLSVDEYKARFVELSKCAPRMIGDPVDRARRFRDGLKSKIKSVLVPLNLKDYDDLYERAQMVERDFAERAAATGLLFIPSHVRDIRQGKRPMLGGRRHIPPNRRGVINKLVFRQDDECRLCHQRHATTQCPYQGGACFGCGQRGHQVRDCPQRQQSGQVPPQQRGQFGGNAPQKFQSRPAAQGRVFIVTREEAKDSPTVTGTVLLHNHVTYALFNPGATHSFVAAKFVGLAGLKLIPMDAVFKISTPLKGSVVTAVGRPNCKLVIDGHEGRIDLIVLEMFEFDPIARMDEPTRQKAIVECSRKAVQFNPSSGGTFEFVRGRGGASMLLVSSLEAMHLLESGCQGYLATIVII; translated from the coding sequence ATGGGGCAGCAAGTAAGGAACCAAAATGCTGCTGTCGCTGCTAAAGTACCACGAGGGAATATGCCGGCTAGAGCGACGAATGATGGACGCCGAGCACAAAAGTTGGTTGAACAGTTCCTTAAGCTGAAGCCGCCTAAATTTGCGGGAAGCGGAGATCCGGAGGCTGCTACCTCTTGGATAGAGGAGCTGGAAAAAGCGTTCGCCCTACTAAGGTGTACGGATGAAGATAAGGTCACTCTGGCTATTTATCGCTTGCGGGGCAATGCAAGTTCGTGGTGGAGAGCCACTAAGGACGGGGTCTTTCCGGATGGTATAGCCTCGATATGGGATAGTTTTGTGGGAGCATTTAATGGAAAGTACTTTTCGGATACTGCAAGGGAACAAAAGATGGCGAAATTCCTTCGTCTGCGCCAAAACCAATTATCGGTGGATGAATACAAGGCCAGGTTTGTTGAACTATCAAAATGTGCCCCAAGGATGATAGGGGACCCCGTAGATAGGGCAAGAAGATTCCGGGATGGACTGAAGTCGAAAATCAAGAGCGTGTTGGTGCCGCTCAACTTGAAAGATTATGACGACCTATATGAGAGGGCGCAAATGGTGGAACGTGATTTCGCTGAGAGGGCTGCCGCAACTGGATTGCTGTTTATACCATCGCACGTACGGGACATTCGGCAAGGAAAGAGGCCGATGCTCGGTGGCAGGCGCCATATCCCGCCCAACAGAAGAGGGGTGATCAACAAGTTAGTTTTTCGTCAGGATGACGAGTGCCGTCTGTGCCATCAAAGGCATGCGACTACTCAGTGCCCATATCAAGGAGGAGCCTGTTTTGGGTGTGGCCAACGTGGCCATCAAGTAAGAGATTGCCCGCAGAGGCAGCAGAGCGGACAGGTACCACCACAGCAGAGAGGACAGTTTGGAGGGAATGcgccacaaaaatttcaaagtcgACCTGCGGCGCAAGGAAGGGTGTTCATTGTCACCCGagaggaggcgaaggattcgccgaccgtcACAGGTACGGTCCTTTTGCACAACCATGTCACATATGCTTTGTTTAATCCGGGTGCAACACACTCATTTGTGGCTGCTAAATTTGTTGGGTTAGCTGGATTGAAATTAATTCCCATGGATGCTGTGTTTAAGATTTCTACGCCTCTAAAGGGTAGCGTAGTTACTGCTGTAGGCCGTCCGAATTGTAAGCTGGTAATAGATGGTCATGAGGGTAGGATAGACCTGATCGTGTTAGAAATGTTTGAATTTGATCCGATTGCTAGAATGGACGAGCCGACAAGGCAAAAAGCCATAGTAGAATGTAGTCGTAAAGCGGTGCAATTTAACCCATCAAGTGGAGGTACCTTTGAGTTTGTTAGAGGTCGAGGTGGGGCCTCGATGCTATTGGTTTCATCATTGGAAGCTATGCAtttgttggaaagtggatgcCAAGGATACTTGGCGACGATAGTGATAATATGA
- the LOC115730346 gene encoding disease resistance protein L6-like: MKTEELCYIFISSWSRHFANRLLAGLSNAGISVFRDEKEVGAAKEIDPTLVEAIGQSKTSIPIISLDYASSESCFMGLAKMLEWRDTRNHAIVPIFYGVDPSDIGSFAKHNKRGINWHLDSWKSALHRIGQLKGYRFDHTTDQDGRFISELILYVTWQLKNAELLGTSMPVGINNQVRKPMTKLDVDYRNGQAVAIRGNGVRMAWIHGIGGIGKTTLAKFIYSQLYPLFEGCSYLGNIREVSKTEPLEHLQSRLVSDLLKQEPISLDFVEEGIQHIANKFGRRRVLIVLDDVHESHQLKAFAGKLSWFGSRSKIIVTTRNTGMGYIPHMFAAYEVKPMKFDKSLCLFCRHAFGESSPRENYEDLSEQIVSKIGGIPLVIEVLGSFLYRKKKETWDETLHQLRKFQPVCLFFIGQDKRIPFYMWEDCDFCPSSGIDSLLLTSLVKIRENNKLSMYGLLRDLGLAIVRDEDPANPGRRSRLWNHEEALGVLRRKEMRQLKVLNLTGCNEMLMTPDFSNYPQLEMLILERCSQLVEIHPSIRDLTSLVSLNLKSCSNLSELPRNGLHGSAERTSH, encoded by the exons ATGAAGACCGAGGAGCTTTGCTACATCTTTATATCATCCTG GAGTAGGCATTTCGCGAATCGCCTTCTCGCCGGCTTATCCAATGCGGGGATAAGCGTGTTTAGAGACGAAAAGGAGGTGGGGGCAGCCAAGGAAATTGACCCCACGCTGGTCGAAGCAATTGGACAGTCGAAGACATCGATACCCATCATCTCGCTGGACTACGCTTCCAGTGAGAGCTGCTTCATGGGGCTGGCCAAGATGTTGGAGTGGAGGGACACCAGGAACCATGCCATCGTTCCCATTTTCTATGGCGTCGACCCCTCCGACATTGGTTCCTTTGCAAAACACAATAAAAGAGGGATCAATTGGCACCTCGACTCCTGGAAGTCCGCCCTCCATCGTATTGGACAGTTGAAGGGATATCGATTTGACCACACAACCGACCA GGATGGCAGGTTTATATCTGAGCTTATCCTGTATGTCACTTGGCAGCTGAAGAATGCTGAACTACTTGGTACTTCCATGCCAGTCGGAATCAACAATCAAGTCCGCAAGCCAATGACAAAGCTTGACGTCGACTATCGCAATGGACAAGCGGTTGCAATACGCGGTAATGGGGTCCGAATGGCCTGGATACATGGCATCGGGGGGATCGGGAAAACGACTCTTGCAAAGTTCATTTACAGCCAGCTGTATCCTCTGTTTGAAGGCTGTAGCTATCTAGGGAACATCAGGGAGGTATCGAAGACAGAGCCCCTAGAACATCTGCAGAGCCGACTGGTTTCTGACCTGCTAAAGCAGGAGCCCATAAGCTTGGATTTCGTAGAAGAAGGTATTCAACACATCGCAAATAAGTTTGGCAGAAGGAGAGTTCTCATTGTGCTCGATGATGTCCATGAGAGCCATCAACTCAAAGCATTTGCTGGGAAGCTAAGCTGGTTTGGATCGAGAAGCAAGATAATCGTAACCACCAGAAACACCGGTATGGGCTATATCCCCCACATGTTTGCGGCTTATGAAGTCAAGCCTATGAAATTCGACAAGTCCCTTTGTCTTTTCTGTCGACATGCTTTCGGGGAAAGTTCTCCCCGTGAGAATTATGAAGATCTATCCGAGCagattgtttccaaaattgGAGGGATCCCTTTAGTAATTGAGGTTCTGGGCTCATTTCtgtacagaaaaaagaaagaaacatgggATGAGACGTTGCATCAACTTAGGAAATTCCAGCCAGTATG CTTGTTCTTCATAGGACAAGACAAGAGAATTCCCTTCTATATGTGGGAGGACTGCGATTTTTGTCCTAGTAGTGGTATTGACAGTCTCCTTCTCACGTCCCTGGTGAAAATCCGAGAGAACAACAAGCTCTCAATGTATGGTCTATTAAGAGACCTCGGTCTAGCAATTGTCCGCGACGAAGACCCGGCGAACCCCGGAAGGCGCAGCAGGCTGTGGAATCACGAGGAAGCCCTCGGTGTCTTAAGGAGAAAAGAG ATGCGGcaattgaaagttttgaacCTCACGGGGTGTAATGAAATGCTGATGACTCCCGACTTCTCCAATTACCCGCAGTTGGAGATGCTGATTCTCGAGCGCTGTTCTCAATTGGTCGAGATACACCCTTCAATCCGTGATCTAACATCCTTGGTTTCCTTGAATTTGAAATCCTGCAGCAATCTTAGTGAGTTGCCGCGAAATGGGTTACATGGAAGCGCCGAAAGAACTTCTCATTGA